The following proteins are co-located in the Agromyces laixinhei genome:
- a CDS encoding response regulator transcription factor → MSDGPRILIVDDEPNIRDLLTTSLRFAGFAVRAVGNGAQTISAVLEEEPDLIILDVMLPDMNGFGVTKRLRSAGYTAPILFLTAKDDTEDKITGLTVGGDDYVTKPFSLDEIVARIKAILRRTMHAEEDAVIRTGELTMDQDTHEVLVGDVPVELSPTEFKLLRYLMLNPNRVLSKAQILDHVWEYDFNGDAGIVESYISYLRRKLDLHSAEPLIQTKRGFGYMLKSSSKP, encoded by the coding sequence ATGAGCGACGGACCACGCATTCTCATCGTCGACGACGAGCCCAACATCCGCGACCTCCTCACGACGAGCCTGCGTTTCGCCGGCTTCGCGGTGCGCGCCGTCGGCAACGGCGCGCAGACCATCTCGGCGGTGCTCGAGGAGGAGCCCGACCTCATCATCCTCGACGTGATGCTGCCCGACATGAACGGCTTCGGCGTCACCAAGCGTCTGCGATCGGCCGGATACACCGCGCCGATCCTCTTCCTCACGGCGAAAGACGACACCGAAGACAAGATCACGGGCCTCACCGTGGGCGGCGACGACTACGTCACGAAGCCCTTCAGTCTCGACGAGATCGTCGCACGCATCAAGGCGATCCTGCGCCGCACGATGCATGCCGAAGAAGACGCGGTGATCCGCACGGGTGAGCTCACGATGGACCAGGACACGCATGAGGTGCTCGTGGGCGACGTGCCCGTCGAGCTCTCCCCCACCGAGTTCAAGCTGCTGCGCTACCTCATGCTGAACCCCAACCGGGTGCTGTCGAAGGCGCAGATCCTCGATCACGTGTGGGAGTACGACTTCAACGGCGATGCCGGCATCGTGGAGAGCTACATCTCCTACCTCCGTCGCAAGCTCGACCTGCACTCCGCGGAGCCGCTGATCCAGACCAAGCGCGGATTCGGCTACATGCTGAAGTCCTCCTCCAAGCCCTGA
- a CDS encoding sensor histidine kinase, giving the protein MNQISERWNRISLRTKITGVTVLMLTLGLLVSGIGTAAMLRSYVDSQTKGKLETIASGDLGKYFADDGEQASKGSDLDDLVFRPDPDVFIAVYDVQTGELKKHNWRERDPAVWPQLPETLTTAQVNSTNAGGYEVLALRDAAGNSTFRGVAALMTTDNHGTLAPIIIAVSSKDTEQLLTMYLTIFFGFGLGVVLVGALLTRMLVTTTFMPLREVERTASAIADGDFSQRLAGATPNTEVGRLNRSLNTMLNRIDRAFRDRARTIDQMRRFVGDASHELRTPLVSVRGYAELYRMGALQSPDEVGQAMERIEKEAIRMGLLVEDLLALARLDEAKPLDLAEVDLVPLARDAALDTMAAHPTRTITVIAPEDVSATDAPGDPAPDLEVELDPTADRAPTGAISFAEATLARLRGRRPRGDAATGATGANTRRAPAKAGGSSASAKRAARASAAASAAASAAAAPGAPGAPGAPGASGAPGAPGAPGQQKPVRRTVVLAEENKIRQVITNLMGNAIRFTSSGCPIEIRISVDDATERAMIEVVDHGDGIPPQIREKIFQRFWRADTSRTRETGGSGLGLAIVSSIVAAHNGTVDAVETPGGGATFRVQLPLAGSAAAPQRVSGD; this is encoded by the coding sequence ATGAATCAGATCTCCGAGCGGTGGAACCGCATCTCACTGCGCACCAAGATCACGGGTGTCACCGTGCTCATGTTGACGCTCGGACTCCTGGTCTCCGGAATCGGCACGGCGGCGATGCTGCGCTCGTACGTCGATTCTCAGACGAAGGGCAAGCTCGAGACCATCGCCTCGGGCGACCTCGGCAAGTACTTCGCCGACGACGGCGAGCAGGCGAGCAAGGGGTCCGACCTCGACGACCTCGTGTTCCGCCCCGATCCCGACGTGTTCATCGCGGTGTACGACGTGCAGACGGGCGAGCTCAAGAAGCACAACTGGCGCGAACGCGACCCTGCCGTCTGGCCGCAGCTCCCCGAGACGCTGACCACGGCACAGGTCAACTCGACCAACGCCGGCGGGTACGAGGTGCTCGCCCTTCGCGACGCCGCCGGCAACTCCACGTTCCGTGGGGTCGCGGCGCTCATGACGACCGACAACCATGGCACCCTCGCGCCGATCATCATCGCGGTCTCCTCGAAGGACACCGAGCAGCTGCTCACGATGTACCTCACGATCTTCTTCGGGTTCGGGCTCGGCGTCGTGCTCGTCGGCGCCCTGCTCACCCGAATGCTCGTCACCACCACGTTCATGCCGCTCCGCGAGGTCGAACGCACCGCATCGGCCATCGCCGACGGCGACTTCAGTCAGCGCCTCGCGGGCGCCACGCCGAACACCGAGGTCGGTCGCCTCAATCGCTCGCTCAACACGATGCTGAACCGCATCGACCGGGCGTTCCGCGATCGCGCCCGCACGATCGACCAGATGCGCCGCTTCGTCGGTGACGCCTCGCACGAGCTGCGCACGCCGCTCGTGTCGGTGCGCGGGTACGCCGAGCTCTACCGCATGGGTGCGTTGCAGTCGCCCGACGAAGTCGGCCAGGCGATGGAGCGCATCGAGAAGGAGGCCATCCGCATGGGCCTCCTCGTCGAGGACCTGCTCGCTCTCGCACGACTCGATGAGGCGAAGCCGCTCGATCTCGCGGAGGTCGATCTCGTGCCGCTGGCGCGCGACGCCGCGCTCGACACCATGGCGGCGCACCCGACTCGGACGATCACGGTGATCGCCCCCGAAGACGTGAGCGCCACGGATGCTCCTGGCGACCCCGCTCCCGACCTCGAGGTCGAGCTCGACCCCACGGCCGACCGGGCCCCCACCGGAGCGATCTCCTTCGCCGAGGCGACGCTTGCACGCCTGCGCGGCCGTCGTCCGCGCGGCGACGCGGCGACCGGAGCGACCGGGGCGAATACGCGCCGGGCACCGGCGAAGGCCGGTGGCTCGTCGGCGTCGGCGAAGCGTGCGGCACGTGCCTCGGCCGCGGCGTCGGCGGCTGCTTCGGCGGCCGCGGCTCCCGGTGCTCCCGGTGCTCCCGGTGCTCCCGGTGCTTCCGGTGCTCCCGGTGCTCCCGGTGCTCCCGGGCAGCAGAAGCCGGTGCGGCGCACCGTCGTGCTCGCCGAGGAGAACAAGATCCGCCAGGTGATCACGAACCTCATGGGCAACGCGATTCGCTTCACCTCGTCCGGTTGCCCGATCGAGATCCGCATCTCGGTCGACGATGCCACCGAACGCGCGATGATCGAGGTCGTCGACCACGGTGACGGCATTCCGCCGCAGATCCGCGAGAAGATCTTCCAGCGCTTCTGGCGCGCCGACACGTCGCGCACGCGGGAGACCGGAGGATCCGGTCTCGGCCTCGCCATCGTGTCGTCGATCGTCGCGGCCCACAACGGCACGGTCGACGCGGTCGAGACGCCCGGCGGCGGTGCGACCTTCCGCGTGCAACTGCCGCTCGCGGGTTCCGCCGCGGCCCCGCAGCGGGTCTCCGGCGACTGA
- the folP gene encoding dihydropteroate synthase: MVNRTPVIRRIGPREFDFSHEVAVMAIVNRTPDSFYDRGRTAALDAAVAAATAAIEEGADWIDVGGAKFAPGPAVPVAEEIDRVVPVVAALAGSGSVISVDTFHPEVARAAIAAGAHVVNDTTGLHDPVMADVIAETGATIVVTHSLAEPRTPYPSPQYGDVVAEVSAFLTERVALAESRGVASDRIVIDPGHDLNKHTLHSLELTRRLGEVTSLGYPTLVALSNKDFVGESLGRPREQRIEGSIAAAVYCVMRGARIVRVHNVRETVDAMRMIEAIEGWRHPAFLEHNR, encoded by the coding sequence ATGGTGAATCGAACCCCGGTGATCCGGCGCATCGGCCCCCGCGAGTTCGATTTCTCGCATGAGGTCGCAGTCATGGCGATCGTGAATCGCACCCCGGATTCCTTCTATGATCGCGGGCGCACCGCGGCGCTCGACGCCGCCGTGGCCGCGGCGACGGCCGCGATCGAGGAGGGCGCCGACTGGATCGACGTCGGCGGCGCGAAGTTCGCCCCGGGTCCGGCGGTCCCCGTCGCCGAGGAGATCGACCGGGTCGTGCCCGTCGTCGCCGCGCTCGCCGGCTCGGGGTCCGTCATCTCGGTCGACACCTTCCACCCTGAGGTGGCCCGTGCGGCGATCGCCGCCGGCGCGCACGTCGTCAACGACACGACGGGCCTCCACGACCCCGTCATGGCCGATGTCATCGCAGAGACCGGGGCGACGATCGTCGTGACGCACAGCCTTGCTGAACCCCGTACGCCGTATCCTTCGCCGCAGTACGGCGACGTCGTCGCCGAGGTGTCGGCCTTCCTCACGGAGCGCGTCGCCCTCGCGGAGTCGCGAGGCGTGGCATCCGATCGAATCGTCATCGACCCCGGCCACGACCTCAACAAGCACACACTGCACTCGCTCGAGCTGACCCGCCGCCTCGGTGAGGTCACGAGCCTCGGCTACCCGACCCTCGTCGCGCTCTCGAACAAGGACTTCGTCGGCGAGAGCCTCGGCCGGCCGCGCGAGCAGCGCATCGAGGGTTCGATCGCCGCCGCCGTGTACTGCGTCATGCGGGGCGCCCGCATCGTGCGTGTGCACAACGTGCGCGAGACCGTCGACGCCATGCGCATGATCGAGGCGATCGAGGGTTGGCGGCATCCGGCGTTCCTGGAGCACAACCGATGA
- a CDS encoding DNA repair helicase XPB: MSDGPLIVQSDRTVLLEVAHPLAEDARHDLAVFAELERAPEHMHTYRITRLGLWNARAAGHGADDMLATLERYAKFPVPQTVAVDMRETVGRYGRLVVDRTGDGALRLHSDDIAVLTEVASAKRIAPLLVERLDDRSFLVAAWARGTLKQELVKLGWPAEDHAGYTPGTPHPMALEQADWHLRGYQQQAIDNFFDGGSGVVVLPCGAGKTLVGAGAMATAKTTTLILVTNTVSARQWRDELLRRTTLTADEIGEYSGQVKEVKPVTIATYQILTAKRKGEYAHLALLDALDWGLVVYDEVHLLPAPVFKLTAELQARRRLGLTATLVREDGREGDVFSLIGPKRFDAPWKEIEAQGFISPAACYEVRIDLPQSERLTYAASADDERYRLAATAPAKLDVVQELVAKHAGERILVIGQYLDQIDELAEVLDAPKLTGSTPVDERERLYQEFRDGRTPVLVVSKVANFSVDLPEATVAIQVSGSFGSRQEEAQRLGRLLRPKESGLSANFYTLVSRDTVDQDFAQNRQRFLAEQGYSYTILDAHSLEAA, translated from the coding sequence ATGTCAGACGGCCCACTCATCGTGCAGAGCGACCGAACCGTCCTCCTCGAGGTCGCCCATCCGCTCGCCGAAGACGCGCGCCACGACCTCGCCGTGTTCGCCGAGCTCGAACGGGCGCCCGAGCACATGCACACGTACCGCATCACGCGGCTGGGGCTCTGGAACGCGCGGGCCGCCGGTCACGGCGCCGACGACATGCTCGCGACGCTCGAACGATACGCGAAGTTCCCCGTGCCGCAGACCGTGGCAGTCGACATGCGCGAGACGGTCGGGCGCTACGGGCGGCTCGTCGTCGACCGCACCGGCGACGGAGCGCTTCGGCTGCACAGCGACGACATCGCAGTGCTCACCGAGGTGGCCTCGGCCAAGCGCATCGCCCCGCTGCTCGTCGAGCGCCTCGACGACCGGAGCTTCCTCGTCGCAGCGTGGGCGCGCGGCACTCTCAAACAAGAGCTCGTGAAACTCGGTTGGCCCGCCGAAGACCACGCCGGGTACACCCCGGGAACGCCGCATCCGATGGCGCTCGAACAGGCCGACTGGCACCTGCGCGGGTACCAGCAGCAGGCCATCGACAACTTCTTCGACGGCGGCTCGGGCGTCGTCGTGCTGCCCTGCGGCGCAGGCAAGACCCTCGTCGGCGCCGGGGCGATGGCGACGGCGAAGACCACCACGCTGATTCTCGTGACGAACACCGTCTCGGCCCGCCAGTGGCGCGACGAGCTGCTGCGCCGCACGACGCTGACCGCAGATGAGATCGGCGAGTACTCGGGGCAGGTGAAAGAAGTCAAGCCCGTCACGATCGCGACGTACCAGATCCTCACCGCGAAGCGGAAGGGCGAGTACGCGCACCTCGCACTCCTCGACGCCCTCGATTGGGGTCTCGTCGTCTACGACGAGGTCCACCTGCTGCCCGCACCGGTGTTCAAGCTCACCGCCGAGCTGCAGGCGCGACGGCGCCTCGGCCTCACCGCGACGCTCGTGCGCGAAGACGGCCGTGAGGGCGATGTCTTCAGCCTCATCGGCCCGAAGCGCTTCGACGCGCCGTGGAAGGAGATCGAAGCGCAGGGCTTCATCTCCCCCGCCGCCTGTTACGAGGTGCGCATCGACCTCCCGCAGTCCGAGCGGCTGACGTACGCGGCATCCGCTGATGACGAGCGCTATCGCCTCGCCGCGACCGCGCCCGCGAAACTCGACGTCGTGCAGGAGCTCGTCGCCAAGCATGCGGGCGAGCGGATCCTCGTGATCGGCCAGTACCTCGACCAGATCGACGAGCTCGCCGAGGTGCTCGATGCCCCGAAGCTGACCGGTTCGACGCCCGTCGACGAGCGCGAGCGGCTCTACCAGGAGTTCCGCGACGGGCGCACGCCGGTGCTCGTCGTCTCGAAGGTCGCGAACTTCTCGGTCGACCTGCCCGAGGCGACCGTGGCGATCCAGGTGTCCGGCTCGTTCGGCTCGCGCCAGGAGGAGGCGCAGCGACTCGGCCGGCTCCTGCGGCCCAAGGAGTCGGGGCTCAGCGCGAACTTCTACACCCTCGTCTCACGCGACACCGTCGACCAGGACTTCGCGCAGAACCGCCAGCGGTTCCTCGCCGAGCAGGGCTACAGCTACACGATCCTCGACGCCCACTCCCTCGAGGCCGCCTGA
- a CDS encoding helicase-associated domain-containing protein: MSRDSLATALHSREFEPAGVRDLFDLAEAVLTPDSVDHAVGRLDRRRLAVLAAAVELAASGGTTVSAVHGELMRHAASAELSDAAGELLDALTELMLVVPVDHGIHVPAAVTARVAPRLGADLPSAAELATPAPPVLVSGDDVDRSLIDRRAAETAYATVAATAEVLAALGVQPARELAKGGLALPDSKRLAEASGVTLEALPRLFHRAEEAGLVVREGAYWLESEQGAAWSLESSEGRWRHLAACWRDRIPELLRELVARRSESLTASTLRDDVRWFYPAGGRWLDEGLERLIGEAEALGLAVTGEPAPTTLLVLDGELEQASARLAAHFPAQVEQIYLQHDLSIVSPGPLEPALDARLRGFADVEGRDLASTYRVSAASVNRGLAVGETAESILAFLDDISLTGIPQPLAYLVAEAAAKFGSLRVALAGEADAPARAVVHSDDEQLVRTLTVDQTLSSIGLRQAGPDRLLSRFAPEVVFWALSDARYPVAAEDAEGNIIRLSRHHLATAPAPTPKSDPIEALLDLVFAEGEDGATEQAWLARQLEAAARSKETLTVTVRMPGGDTADYLLAPASVANGRLRARDRKADIERTLPLSAIAAVTPAPAGT, translated from the coding sequence ATGTCGCGAGACTCCCTCGCAACAGCCCTGCACTCGCGCGAGTTCGAGCCGGCGGGCGTGCGCGACCTCTTCGATCTCGCCGAAGCGGTGCTCACCCCCGATTCGGTCGACCACGCGGTCGGCCGCCTCGATCGGCGGCGTCTCGCAGTGCTCGCCGCCGCCGTCGAACTCGCCGCAAGCGGCGGCACCACGGTCTCGGCAGTCCACGGCGAACTGATGCGGCACGCGGCATCCGCTGAGCTGTCGGATGCCGCAGGCGAACTGCTCGACGCGCTGACCGAGCTGATGCTCGTGGTGCCGGTCGACCACGGCATCCACGTGCCCGCAGCGGTCACGGCCCGGGTGGCACCGCGCCTCGGGGCAGATCTGCCGTCCGCGGCCGAGCTCGCGACTCCGGCGCCGCCGGTGCTCGTCTCCGGCGACGACGTCGACCGCTCGCTCATCGACCGGCGCGCCGCCGAGACCGCGTACGCGACGGTCGCGGCGACGGCCGAGGTGCTCGCCGCGCTCGGCGTGCAGCCTGCTCGCGAACTCGCGAAGGGCGGTCTCGCGCTCCCCGATTCCAAGCGGCTCGCCGAGGCGAGCGGCGTGACGCTCGAGGCCCTGCCCCGGCTCTTCCACCGTGCCGAGGAGGCCGGTCTCGTCGTGCGCGAGGGCGCCTACTGGCTCGAGTCCGAGCAGGGCGCGGCCTGGTCGCTCGAGTCCTCCGAAGGGCGCTGGCGGCATCTGGCCGCGTGCTGGCGCGACCGCATCCCCGAACTGCTGCGCGAACTCGTGGCCCGCAGGAGCGAGTCCCTCACCGCGAGCACCCTCCGCGACGACGTGCGTTGGTTCTACCCGGCGGGCGGACGCTGGCTCGACGAGGGCCTCGAGCGGCTCATCGGCGAGGCCGAAGCACTCGGTCTCGCGGTCACGGGCGAGCCCGCGCCGACCACGCTGCTCGTGCTCGACGGCGAACTCGAGCAGGCGTCGGCCCGACTGGCGGCGCACTTCCCGGCCCAGGTCGAGCAGATCTACCTGCAGCACGACCTCTCGATCGTCTCGCCGGGCCCGCTCGAACCGGCGCTCGACGCACGATTGCGCGGCTTCGCCGACGTCGAGGGTCGCGACCTCGCCTCGACGTATCGCGTCAGCGCGGCATCCGTCAATCGCGGACTCGCCGTGGGTGAGACGGCCGAGTCGATCCTCGCCTTCCTCGACGACATCTCGCTCACCGGAATCCCGCAGCCGCTCGCCTACCTCGTGGCCGAGGCGGCCGCGAAGTTCGGGTCGCTGCGGGTCGCGCTCGCCGGCGAAGCGGATGCCCCGGCGCGGGCGGTCGTGCACTCCGACGACGAGCAGCTCGTGCGAACACTGACCGTCGACCAGACACTCTCCTCGATCGGGCTGCGCCAGGCCGGGCCCGATCGCCTGCTCTCGCGCTTCGCGCCCGAGGTCGTCTTCTGGGCGCTCTCCGACGCCCGCTATCCCGTCGCGGCCGAAGACGCTGAGGGCAACATCATCCGTCTGAGCCGGCACCACCTCGCGACCGCGCCGGCGCCGACGCCGAAGTCCGACCCGATCGAGGCGTTGCTCGACCTCGTGTTCGCCGAGGGTGAAGACGGCGCGACCGAGCAGGCATGGCTGGCTCGGCAGCTCGAGGCCGCTGCGCGGTCGAAGGAGACGCTCACCGTCACCGTGCGCATGCCCGGTGGCGACACCGCCGATTACCTGCTCGCCCCAGCGAGCGTCGCCAACGGACGGCTCCGCGCTCGCGACCGCAAGGCCGACATCGAGCGCACGCTGCCCCTGTCTGCGATCGCGGCGGTGACCCCCGCGCCGGCCGGCACCTGA
- a CDS encoding pyrimidine reductase family protein: MTATPDREALFAAYALPDREKRCVRMNFVASLDGAATLDGRSGGLGDESDRLAMQVLRALADVVLVGAGTVRVEGYGGLAVSEADAAWRTARGLPEQPRLAVVSSSLDLDPASAFFTAAATRPIVVTHAAAPEARGAELARVADVVVAGERAVELHGMLDALADRGLRQVLCEGGPHLFGALLEEDLVDELCLSLSPTLVGGAAGRIVRGTPELARRMHLVHARPAGDLLLLRYRRH, translated from the coding sequence ATGACCGCGACGCCCGACCGCGAGGCGCTCTTCGCCGCATATGCCCTGCCGGATCGCGAGAAGCGGTGCGTGCGCATGAACTTCGTCGCGAGCCTCGACGGAGCGGCAACGCTCGACGGCCGGAGCGGCGGGCTCGGCGACGAGAGCGATCGGCTCGCGATGCAGGTGCTGCGCGCCCTCGCCGACGTCGTGCTGGTCGGAGCAGGCACGGTTCGGGTCGAGGGCTACGGCGGGCTCGCCGTGAGCGAAGCGGATGCCGCGTGGCGCACCGCCCGCGGTCTGCCCGAGCAGCCCCGGCTCGCGGTCGTCTCCTCGTCGCTCGACCTCGACCCCGCATCGGCGTTCTTCACGGCCGCCGCGACGCGCCCGATCGTCGTGACGCACGCAGCGGCGCCCGAGGCACGCGGCGCCGAGCTCGCCCGGGTCGCCGATGTCGTCGTGGCGGGCGAACGGGCGGTCGAGCTGCACGGCATGCTCGACGCGCTCGCCGATCGCGGGCTCCGGCAGGTGCTCTGCGAAGGCGGGCCGCATCTCTTCGGCGCGCTGCTCGAGGAAGACCTCGTCGACGAGCTCTGCCTCTCGCTCAGCCCGACGCTCGTCGGCGGGGCCGCGGGCCGCATCGTGCGCGGAACGCCCGAACTCGCGCGTCGCATGCACCTCGTGCACGCCAGGCCCGCGGGCGACCTGCTCCTGCTCCGCTACCGCCGACACTGA